In Brassica rapa cultivar Chiifu-401-42 chromosome A06, CAAS_Brap_v3.01, whole genome shotgun sequence, a single window of DNA contains:
- the LOC103872954 gene encoding uncharacterized protein LOC103872954, with product MSSSSSDEVDARLDEICDEYVEEIYNDIVETQTIPQRTRQYVERHREGGQDQLWNDYFSEDPTFSTAIFRRRFRMNKNLFLRLVHGLEEYFPFFQQRRDATGRWSLTALQKCTAAIRLLAYGNAADTVDEYLRLAETTALSCLHNFTDGIIQLFGNEYLRRPTPEDLQQLLDIGEKRGFPGMVGSIDCRAPRVKYMVNGHTYKLAYYLTDGIYPKWSIFIQSITLPQTPQHELFAKVQEATRKDVERAFGVLQSRFAISRMNGMDTLVLIYLNLKKETPPGVQRWKPRCQQI from the exons atgtcatcatcttcatccGATGAAGTCGATGCAAGATTGGACGAAATTTGTGATGAATACGTGGAAGAAATATACAACGACATAGTGGAGACCCAAACCATACCACAAAGGACACGTCAGTATGTTGAACGACACCGCGAAGGAGGACAAGACCAGTTATGGAATGACTATTTCAGCGAAGATCCGACATTCTCGACTGCAATTTTCAGACGCCGTTTTCGCATGAATAAGAATTTATTCTTGCGTCTTGTTCATGGCCTAGAAGAGTACTTTCCATTCTTCCAGCAAAGAAGAGATGCAACCGGGAGATGGAGTCTTACGGCACTACAAAAATGTACTGCTGCTATTCGCCTGCTTGCTTATGGTAATGCGGCTGACACCGTTGATGAATATCTCCGACTTGCTGAGACCACTGCACTTTCGTGTTTACATAATTTCACAGACGGAATTATACAATTATTCGGAAATGAGTATCTACGACGACCCACACCGGAGGATCTCCAACAGCTATTAGATATTGGAGAGAAACGAGGATTTCCTGGGATGGTCGGGAGCAttgatt GTCGAGCTCCGAGGGTAAAGTACATGGTCAACGGACACACGTATAAGTTGGCGTACTACCTCACAGacggtatatatccaaaatggtcgatatttatccaatctatcacACTCCCACAAACTCCTCAACATGAGTTATTTGCTAAAGTTCAAGAAGCAACCCGAAAAGATGTGGAGCGGGCTTTTGGAGTTTTGCAATCTCGATTTGCAATT TCGAGGATGAACGGGATGGATACTCTCGTATTGATATATCTGAATTTGAAGAAGGAGACGCCTCCAGGTGTTCAGAGGTGGAAACCGAGATGCCAACAAATCTGA